GCGATCCCGAGACCATTGTTAACTGCAACCCAGTTTCCTCCATTATCGGATGATCGATAAAGGCCGCTAGCTGTGCTTGTTCCAGCAAAAAGCGCGGACCCGGTGGATACAAGGCTTGAAACATAATTGAATGGGTAACTCGTAATTACCGGAGCCCAATCATCACCGTTGTCCTGTGAATGATAGATCCCGTCGGTTGTACCGGCGAACACGCTAGTGTCGGATACCGCGACCATCGAGCCCACGTTCGGGTTAACGCCAGATACGTTGGCGTAATACCAATGTGCACCGCTGTCCGACGAAACTAAAATGCCGGCATTGGTTCCGACTATCAGATGGGACCCGGACGAAATCAAAGTCTGGATCGAGAGCGTTGAAAAGGCGGATGAGCCTATGCTTACCCACGTCGTTCCTGTGTCGGGACTTATGAAGATTCCATCGGAGGTGACGGCAAAGAGTCGGGAGCCCATCGCAGCATAGGCCTCAACCCATTTGTCAGCTAAACCGGAGGGCGCCCAGTTCGCGCCGCCGTCTGTTGACTTGTAAACTCCGCCATAGTATCCGAAACTTGACCACACTCCTTGCACTCCCGCGAAGAGTTTCGGGCCGACTGCGGAAAGGCACAGAACTGTTGCACACGGAAATCCTGTTTTCGTCCAGCTCTTACCCTCGTCTGTGGAAATTTGCACGCCGCCGATCGCAGTTCCGGCAAAGAGAGTTCCATCAATGCATCTCAAGGAGCCGACATAGCAGTTTGTGAGACCAGTTCTTTTCCAAGCTGCCCCGTTAGCGGACATAAAAAGCCCATGACGGGTGGCGACATAAATGTTCGAATCGCAGAGGGCGATTGCGGTTACACAAGTATCGATTAAGGAGTCATCGGCTGGCGACCAGTTTTTTCCACTGTCAATTGAAAGAAAAACGTGCCCGCTGTCTGTACCGACAACTAGGCATGAATGCGTGGCAACAATTGCAGATATTCCAAAGCCGCTGAGGCCCAGCCCTGACCAACTCGACCCTGCATCGGTCGACACATAAACACCGCTATCCCCCGCCGCATAGATGCCTGAATCAAGAGATGCAAGTATGTAGCCTCGCCAGGGAATAGGCATGCTTCCCTTAGTAAGCACCCATGTGTCGCCATTATCTGTGGAAACGTAGAGGTTATGATTTGAGTAATAGCTTCTCTCTCCAAACAGGGCTCCGCCGGAGACAACCAGTGCGCCGAAGAATCCCTCGGCTAACCCGCTATCCTTCGCGGCCACCCAGCTGAGGCCACCATCATTAGAGCGAAATAGGTTGCCCACAGAGAGATATGCGAAACTATCTGACGAAGTGAGGGCAAAGGCCGACGGGGTGAAGCCGCTTGGTTCCGTCAGTCCATTCACAGCCTGAGACCAGCTCCATCCGTTGTCAACTGAACGATAGATGCCGCTAAGACCGTCTCCGGCTAGAACAATTCCGCCAATTTTGGTAAAACAACTTGGACTACCGTCGTAAATCCCTCGTGTCTGACTCCACTGGCCGCGGGTCGCATTCGTCTCGAACAATATCGATGTGAGCAACATAAGACACCACGATCTCCTCATGACAAGCTCCTTCGTTTATGAATCATCAGAAGATTGCTTCTGCCACGAATCGCCACAACCGATTGTCCAGAAAACCGCACGACCTTAACTGGTTCAGGTGAGCCAGTTCACTAAGCGCAGATACGCAAGCGCTTCCTGGTCATCGGATGCTGCTCCGACGTGGATCATCTATAAGCACTCGTAATAGATTTACAGTAGGTCAGCCCTTGACAACAATCTCAGATTTTTCGCTACTGAGTCATTATGCACGAAAATACCATCCCACATTCCTAATGTCAATAACTAAAACAAGTGCTGTCCTCTCTTTCTGCTCAGTCAACGCAATGGTTGTTTTATCTCCATCCCATGCTCTTGCTCGGGAAGGAAGCCGACCTGTCCTGCAAAAAGTGATCCACTATTATATTCGTAAGTCGAGGAAGGTATCCGGATTGCTCGAATCGAGATAGAATACATTCTCTCCTCTCTCGATTTTCCTGCAGATTATTGGAAATTTGAGGATTAAGAAGTTGGTAGAATTGGGTGGACCGAGGAGCAAACGCCCACCAGATGTGCAACCCTTTGAGTAAACACTTCGATGCCTTCCCAAGTCTTCTTTACGATGCCATCTCACGGAATTCTTATTTCTAGTTCAACGAGATCACTTGG
The sequence above is drawn from the Candidatus Kryptoniota bacterium genome and encodes:
- a CDS encoding T9SS type A sorting domain-containing protein, translated to MRRSWCLMLLTSILFETNATRGQWSQTRGIYDGSPSCFTKIGGIVLAGDGLSGIYRSVDNGWSWSQAVNGLTEPSGFTPSAFALTSSDSFAYLSVGNLFRSNDGGLSWVAAKDSGLAEGFFGALVVSGGALFGERSYYSNHNLYVSTDNGDTWVLTKGSMPIPWRGYILASLDSGIYAAGDSGVYVSTDAGSSWSGLGLSGFGISAIVATHSCLVVGTDSGHVFLSIDSGKNWSPADDSLIDTCVTAIALCDSNIYVATRHGLFMSANGAAWKRTGLTNCYVGSLRCIDGTLFAGTAIGGVQISTDEGKSWTKTGFPCATVLCLSAVGPKLFAGVQGVWSSFGYYGGVYKSTDGGANWAPSGLADKWVEAYAAMGSRLFAVTSDGIFISPDTGTTWVSIGSSAFSTLSIQTLISSGSHLIVGTNAGILVSSDSGAHWYYANVSGVNPNVGSMVAVSDTSVFAGTTDGIYHSQDNGDDWAPVITSYPFNYVSSLVSTGSALFAGTSTASGLYRSSDNGGNWVAVNNGLGIAPWVTAFAVSGSRILVGDQTLTGIGRGVFLSTDKGDSWAPVNEGFTMCPVYCFLVTDTELIMGTSKGSIWRRPLSQMLTSVVDGSRISHPGFVLHQNYPNPFNPTTTIRYKLSVVSNVRLEIYDVLGKKIATLVSERQAAGEHSVEFDARKLPSGVYFYSIETGDYRQTRKLLLLK